In Drosophila simulans strain w501 chromosome X, Prin_Dsim_3.1, whole genome shotgun sequence, one DNA window encodes the following:
- the LOC6725304 gene encoding high affinity copper uptake protein 1 isoform X1: MDHAHHSAPGVDHSMHHDHAGMHHDHSGLAAATASPMDAGSMFDLIPDTSDLQASHAGHAAHGAHNHGGGSGTGMEHMMPMAFHFGYNETILFSWWHIETVAGLVGSMIAIFLLALMYEGLKYYREYLFWKTYNLLEYRPVTGPQRNPEAPRIPSPAAAAPSPVQYVGEVVHKQPPSMLSINHLLQTLLHVLQVTLSFLLMLIFMTYNVWLCLMVVLGAAVGYFLFCWKKSVIVDVTEHCH; encoded by the exons ATGGACCACGCCCATCACAGTGCGCCCGGTGTTG ATCACTCGATGCATCACGATCATGCGGGCATGCACCACGATCACAGCGGATTAGCTGCTGCGACGGCGTCTCCAATGGATGCAGGTTCCATGTTCGACCTGATCCCCGACACCAGCGATTTGCAGGCGAGTCACGCGGGTCACGCCGCTCATGGAGCTCACAACCATGGCGGTGGCTCTGGCACGGGAATGGAGCATATGATGCCCATGGCG TTCCATTTTGGCTACAACGAGACGATCCTGTTCTCCTGGTGGCACATCGAAACAGTGGCCGGTTTGGTCGGCTCCATGATCGCCATCTTCCTGCTGGCCCTGATGTACGAGGGACTGAAGTACTACCGCGAGTATCTGTTCTGGAAGACATACAATCTGCTGGAGTATCGACCTGTGACGGGGCCACAAAGAAATCCGGAGGCACCGCGCATACCATCGCCGGCGGCAGCAGCTCCATCGCCCGTGCA ATACGTGGGCGAAGTTGTGCACAAGCAACC ACCTTCGATGCTGTCGATTAACCACCTGCTCCAGACGCTGCTGCACGTGCTCCAGGTGACCCTGTCCTTCCTGCTCATGCTGATCTTCATGACATACAACGTGTGGCTCTGCCTGATGGTTGTCCTGGGCGCCGCCGTTGGCTACTTCCTCTTCTGCTGGAAGAAGTCGGTTATCGTGGACGTCACCGAGCACTGTCACTAA
- the LOC6725304 gene encoding high affinity copper uptake protein 1 isoform X2 translates to MDHAHHSAPGVDHSMHHDHAGMHHDHSGLAAATASPMDAGSMFDLIPDTSDLQASHAGHAAHGAHNHGGGSGTGMEHMMPMAFHFGYNETILFSWWHIETVAGLVGSMIAIFLLALMYEGLKYYREYLFWKTYNLLEYRPVTGPQRNPEAPRIPSPAAAAPSPVQPSMLSINHLLQTLLHVLQVTLSFLLMLIFMTYNVWLCLMVVLGAAVGYFLFCWKKSVIVDVTEHCH, encoded by the exons ATGGACCACGCCCATCACAGTGCGCCCGGTGTTG ATCACTCGATGCATCACGATCATGCGGGCATGCACCACGATCACAGCGGATTAGCTGCTGCGACGGCGTCTCCAATGGATGCAGGTTCCATGTTCGACCTGATCCCCGACACCAGCGATTTGCAGGCGAGTCACGCGGGTCACGCCGCTCATGGAGCTCACAACCATGGCGGTGGCTCTGGCACGGGAATGGAGCATATGATGCCCATGGCG TTCCATTTTGGCTACAACGAGACGATCCTGTTCTCCTGGTGGCACATCGAAACAGTGGCCGGTTTGGTCGGCTCCATGATCGCCATCTTCCTGCTGGCCCTGATGTACGAGGGACTGAAGTACTACCGCGAGTATCTGTTCTGGAAGACATACAATCTGCTGGAGTATCGACCTGTGACGGGGCCACAAAGAAATCCGGAGGCACCGCGCATACCATCGCCGGCGGCAGCAGCTCCATCGCCCGTGCA ACCTTCGATGCTGTCGATTAACCACCTGCTCCAGACGCTGCTGCACGTGCTCCAGGTGACCCTGTCCTTCCTGCTCATGCTGATCTTCATGACATACAACGTGTGGCTCTGCCTGATGGTTGTCCTGGGCGCCGCCGTTGGCTACTTCCTCTTCTGCTGGAAGAAGTCGGTTATCGTGGACGTCACCGAGCACTGTCACTAA
- the LOC6725300 gene encoding luc7-like protein 3 yields MVDAARQMLDELMGRNRNLHPSEAGAKVNWEDPEFCQFYNVKFCPHDLFINTRADLGPCARIHDEEARHLYEDARPSQRKRQYEDEFLRFCNVMLHDVDRKIQKGKQRLLLMQRDQPNVPAPLSRHQEQLSNLTARINKLLSEAEEAGIRGDVDQAQDLMTLCEELKEEKEQLVQQYEANHKAINSISLTKSAEDELQQQPRSSPVTNPSEEAATTPLPAATTPDDAPDAAPSSAPAAVTPTDDAGEATGAASEDKTSERTDSKAAGWSHDAMPEKQMKVCEICGAFLIVGDAQQRIEDHLMGKQHLGYSKLRNAVAEINEARQKEREQEERRRREGRVQRFHSYDSRREPRNEYRERSRDYVQNRQPSDRRHHHHKSHHSSHHSYSRSGGGGVGVGGGGGGGGSSRSNRSHHNHNHNHYRHDSRERHCRSRSRSRY; encoded by the exons ATGGTGGACGCCGCCCGGCAGATGCTCGACGAGCTGATGGGCAGGAATCGCAACCTGCATCCCTCGGAGGCGGGCGCCAAGGTCAATTGGGAGGACCCGGAG TTTTGTCAGTTCTACAACGTTAAGTTCTGTCCGCACGATCTATTCATAAATACGCGCGCAGATCTGGGTCCTTGTGCCCGCATCCACGACGAGGAAGCCCGACATCTCTACGAGGATGCTCGACCCTCGCAGCGGAAGCGCCAGTACGAGGATGAGTTCCTGCGCTTCTGCAATGTTATGCTGCACGATGTGGATCGAAAGATCCAGAAGGGAAAACAGCGTTTGCTGCTAATGCAAAGAGATCAGCCCAATGTACCGGCACCACTGAGCAGGCACCAGGAGCAGCTGTCGAATCTGACGGCCAGGATCAATAAGCTGCTCTCGGAGGCAGAGGAAGCCGGCATTCGGGGCGACGTGGACCAGGCCCAGGATCTGATGACCCTGTGCGAGGAGCtcaaggaggagaaggagcagtTGGTACAGCAATACGAGGCCAATCACAAGGCCATCAACAGCATCAGCCTGACCAAGTCAGCGGAGGacgagctgcagcagcagccgcgcAGCAGTCCGGTCACAAATCCCAGCGAAGAAGCTGCAACCACTCCTCTTCCAGCCGCCACCACGCCAGATGATGCGCCGGATGCAGCTCCAAGTTCCGCACCAGCAGCTGTCACACCGACTGACGATGCCGGCGAAGCAACTGGTGCAGCCAGCGAGGACAAAACGTCGGAAAGAACCGATAGCAAGGCGGCTGGCTGGTCGCATGACGCCATGCCCGAGAAACAGATGAAGGTGTGCGAGATCTGTGGCGCGTTCCTGATTGTCGGCGATGCACAGCAGCGGATCGAGGACCATTTGATGGGCAAACAGCATCTGGGCTACTCCAAACTGCGCAACGCAGTCGCCGAGATCAACGAGGCGCGACAAAAGGAGCGCGAGCAGGAGGAACGACGTCGGCGGGAGGGCCGAGTGCAGCGCTTCCACTCCTACGACAGCAGGCG CGAGCCACGCAATGAGTACCGCGAGCGAAGTCGCGACTATGTTCAGAATCGCCAGCCCTCGGATCGACGTCACC ATCACCATAAGTCGCACCACAGCTCCCATCACTCGTACTCGCGCAGTGGCGGAGGTGGCGTAGGAGttggtggcggaggaggaggtggtggcagCAGTCGGAGCAACCGGAGCCACCATAATCACAACCATAATCACTACCGCCATGACAGCCGCGAGCGACATTGCCGCAGTCGGAGTCGCAGTCGCTACTag
- the LOC6725301 gene encoding DNA replication licensing factor Mcm6, with translation MDVADAQVGQLRVKDEVGIRAQKLFQDFLEEFKEDGEIKYTRPAASLESPDRCTLEVSFEDVEKYDQNLATAIIEEYYHIYPFLCQSVSNYVKDRIGLKTQKDCYVAFTEVPTRHKVRDLTTSKIGTLIRISGQVVRTHPVHPELVSGVFMCLDCQTEIRNVEQQFKFTNPTICRNPVCSNRKRFMLDVEKSLFLDFQKIRIQETQAELPRGCIPRAVEIILRSELVETVQAGDRYDFTGTLIVVPDVSVLAGVGTRAENGSRHKPGEGMDGVTGLKALGMRELNYRMAFLACSVQATTARFGGTDLPMSEVTAEDMKKQMTDAEWHKIYEMSKDRNLYQNLISSLFPSIYGNDEVKRGILLQQFGGVAKTTTEKTSLRGDINVCIVGDPSTAKSQFLKQVSDFSPRAIYTSGKASSAAGLTAAVVRDEESFDFVIEAGALMLADNGICCIDEFDKMDQRDQVAIHEAMEQQTISIARAGVRATLNARTSILAAANPINGRYDRSKSLQQNIQLSAPIMSRFDLFFILVDECNEVVDYAIARKIVDLHSNIEESVERAYTREDVLRYVTFARQFKPVISQEAGQMLVENYGHLRQRDTGTSGRSTWRITVRQLESMIRLSEAMAKLECSNRVLERHVKEAFRLLNKSIIRVEQPDIHLDDDEGLDMDDGIQHDIDMENNGAAANVDENNGMDTSGSGAVQKKKFTLSFEDYKNLSTMLVLHMRAEEARCEVEGNDTGIKRSNVVTWYLEQVADQIESEDELISRKNLIEKLIDRLIYHDQVIIPLKTSTLKPRIPVQKDSVEEEDPLLVVHPNYVVE, from the coding sequence ATGGATGTGGCAGATGCTCAGGTTGGCCAGCTGCGCGTGAAAGACGAGGTGGGCATTCGGGCCCAGAAGTTGTTCCAGGATTTCCTCGAGGAATTCAAGGAGGATGGCGAGATCAAGTACACGCGCCCAGCCGCCAGCTTGGAATCCCCGGATCGCTGCACCCTGGAGGTCAGCTTCGAGGATGTGGAGAAATACGATCAGAATCTGGCTACCGCCATCATCGAGGAGTACTACCACATCTATCCGTTCCTCTGCCAATCCGTTTCGAACTACGTGAAGGACCGGATTGGACTGAAGACCCAGAAGGATTGCTATGTGGCCTTCACGGAGGTGCCGACGCGTCACAAGGTTCGCGATCTGACCACCTCCAAGATCGGCACCCTCATCCGCATCTCCGGCCAGGTGGTGCGCACCCATCCCGTCCATCCGGAGCTCGTTTCCGGCGTCTTCATGTGCCTCGATTGCCAGACGGAGATTCGGAACGTAGAGCAGCAGTTCAAGTTCACCAATCCCACCATTTGCCGCAATCCCGTGTGCTCCAATCGCAAGCGTTTCATGCTGGATGTGGAGAAGAGTCTGTTCTTGGACTTCCAAAAGATTCGCATCCAGGAGACACAAGCCGAGCTGCCGCGTGGCTGTATTCCCCGCGCGGTGGAGATTATCCTGCGTTCGGAGCTGGTGGAGACAGTTCAGGCTGGCGATCGCTATGATTTCACGGGCACTCTGATCGTAGTGCCCGATGTGAGTGTCCTGGCCGGAGTGGGCACACGAGCGGAGAATGGTTCGCGCCACAAGCCTGGCGAGGGCATGGATGGCGTCACTGGCCTGAAGGCCCTGGGCATGCGGGAGCTCAACTATCGGATGGCCTTCCTCGCCTGCAGTGTTCAGGCAACGACAGCACGTTTTGGCGGCACCGATCTGCCCATGTCGGAGGTGACAGCCGAGGATATGAAGAAGCAGATGACAGATGCCGAGTGGCACAAGATCTACGAGATGTCCAAGGATCGCAATCTCTACCAGAATCTAATTAGCAGCCTCTTTCCCTCGATCTACGGCAACGATGAGGTCAAGCGGGGCATTCTTCTGCAGCAATTCGGTGGCGTTGCAAAGACAACCACCGAAAAGACATCGCTTCGTGGCGACATCAATGTGTGCATCGTGGGCGATCCCAGCACGGCCAAGTCGCAGTTCCTCAAGCAGGTATCCGACTTCTCGCCGCGTGCGATCTACACCTCTGGCAAGGCATCCTCGGCAGCGGGCTTAACCGCAGCGGTTGTGCGCGACGAGGAGTCCTTTGACTTTGTCATCGAGGCGGGCGCCCTCATGTTGGCCGACAATGGCATTTGCTGCATTGACGAGTTCGATAAGATGGATCAGCGCGACCAGGTGGCCATTCACGAGGCGATGGAGCAGCAGACCATATCGATTGCACGCGCCGGCGTACGAGCCACACTCAATGCGCGCACATCGATTCTGGCCGCCGCCAATCCCATTAATGGGCGCTACGATCGCTCCAAGAGTCTGCAGCAGAACATTCAGTTATCGGCACCGATTATGTCGCGTTTCGATCTGTTCTTCATCCTCGTGGACGAATGCAATGAGGTGGTGGACTATGCCATTGCTCGCAAGATCGTTGATCTGCACTCGAACATCGAGGAGTCCGTGGAGCGGGCATATACGCGCGAAGATGTCCTTCGCTACGTGACATTTGCGCGGCAATTTAAGCCGGTAATCAGCCAGGAGGCCGGACAAATGCTGGTCGAGAACTACGGCCATTTGAGGCAGCGCGATACGGGCACGTCGGGCAGGAGCACCTGGAGGATAACGGTGCGGCAGCTGGAGTCCATGATTCGACTGAGCGAGGCCATGGCCAAGCTGGAGTGCTCGAATCGCGTGCTGGAGCGACACGTCAAGGAGGCCTTCCGTTTGCTCAACAAGTCCATCATTCGCGTGGAGCAACCGGACATTCATTTGGATGACGACGAGGGTCTGGACATGGACGATGGCATTCAGCACGACATCGACATGGAGAACAATGGAGCAGCGGCCAATGTGGATGAGAACAATGGTATGGACACCTCCGGCAGCGGCGCCGTGCAGAAGAAGAAGTTCACGCTTTCGTTCGAGGACTACAAGAATCTGTCCACCATGCTGGTGCTGCACATGCGCGCTGAGGAGGCACGCTGCGAGGTGGAGGGCAACGATACGGGCATCAAGCGCAGCAATGTGGTCACCTGGTATCTGGAGCAGGTGGCGGACCAAATCGAATCCGAGGATGAGCTAATCTCGCGCAAAAACCTCATCGAAAAGCTGATCGATCGCCTCATCTATCACGATCAGGTCATTATTCCGCTCAAGACATCCACGCTGAAGCCGAGGATCCCGGTACAAAAGGATTCAGTGGAGGAGGAAGATCCCCTGCTGGTGGTGCATCCCAACTACGTTGTGGAGTGA
- the LOC6725302 gene encoding NADH dehydrogenase [ubiquinone] 1 beta subcomplex subunit 8, mitochondrial — MSAFVKTVCLAQKLCAANPVVARQAIRSMAGWNKDYKPGPYPQTEKERLAAAKKYYLLPEEYKPYADDGLGYGDYPKVGGGLGVEAKDSYYPWDYPEHKRNQHEPISADHDLYSEDRWSQAEPPRYSNAYYFACFLGVMSGCLALYYWLDDKKMYRPVAAKQYPSPGVKHYTFEK; from the exons ATGTCGGCGTTTGTGAAAACCGTGTGCCTGGCCCAAAAGCTGTGCGCCGCCAATCCCGTCGTGGCTCGCCAGGCGATCCGCAGCA TGGCTGGCTGGAACAAGGACTACAAGCCGGGTCCGTATCCACAGACGGAGAAGGAGCGCCTGGCGGCGGCCAAGAAGTACTATCTGCTCCCAGAGGAGTACAAACCGTATGCGGACGACGGTCTGGGCTACGGAGATTATCCCAAAGTGGGCGGCGGTCTGGGCGTGGAGGCCAAGGACTCATACTATCCCTGGGACTATCCGGAGCACAAGCGCAACCAACACGAGCCC ATTTCGGCGGATCATGATCTGTACAGCGAGGATCGCTGGTCGCAGGCCGAACCGCCGCGCTACAGCAACGCGTACTACTTTGCCTGCTTCCTGGGCGTGATGTCCGGCTGCCTGGCCCTCTACTACTGGCTGGATGACAAGAAGATGTACCGCCCCGTGGCCGCCAAGCAATATCCCAGCCCTGGCGTCAAGCACTACACCTTCGAGAAGTAG
- the LOC27207923 gene encoding fumarate hydratase, mitochondrial isoform X1, whose protein sequence is MVLPLLQRSTLRGVQQMTKPWAAIGSLRLASQEFRVESDTFGELKVPADKYYGAQTMRSQINFPIGGATERMPKPVVQAMGILKKAAAEVNKEFGLDSKVSEAISKAADDVISGKLYDDHFPLVIWQTGSGTQSNMNVNEVISNRAIELLGGKLGSKTPVHPNDHVNKSQSSNDTFPTAIHISVALELNNNLKPAIKTLHDALRAKSEEFKDIIKIGRTHTMDAVPLTLGQEFSGYAQQLAYAQERIDACLPRVYELALGGTAVGTGLNTRKGFAEKCAAKIAELTSLPFVTAPNKFEALAARDAMVEVHGVLNTIAVSLMKIANDIRFLGSGPRCGLGELSLPENEPGSSIMPGKVNPTQCESLTMLSAQVMGNQVAVTIGGSNGHFELNVFKPLIVSNVLRSIRLLSDGSRTFTANCVNGIQANRENIAKIMNESLMLVTALNPHIGYDKAAKIAKTAHKNGTTLKEEAINLGYLTEQQFNDWVRPEQMLGPK, encoded by the exons ATGGTGCTACCGTTATTGCAGCGCTCCACGCTTCGCGGCGTTCAACAAATGACGAAACCCTGGGCAGCCATTGGAAGTTTGCGTCTG GCCTCCCAGGAGTTTCGCGTGGAGAGCGACACCTTCGGCGAACTGAAGGTGCCCGCGGATAAGTACTATGGCGCCCAGACGATGCGATCCCAGATCAATTTCCCCATCGGCGGAGCCACCGAACGGATGCCC AAACCCGTGGTGCAGGCCATGGGCATCCTGAAGAAGGCAGCCGCCGAGGTAAACAAGGAGTTCGGGCTGGACAGCAAGGTGAGCGAGGCGATCTCGAAGGCGGCCGACGATGTCATCTCCGGCAAGCTGTACGACGACCACTTCCCGCTGGTCATCTGGCAGACGGGCTCGGGCACGCAGAGCAACATGAATGTGAATGAG GTGATCAGCAATCGTGCCATTGAGCTGCTGGGCGGCAAACTGGGCTCCAAGACGCCCGTGCATCCCAACGATCATGTGAACAAGTCGCAGAGCTCCAACGATACCTTCCCCACCGCCATTCACATCTCGGTGGCGCTGGAGCTGAACAACAACCTCAAGCCGGCGATTAAGACGCTGCACGATGCGCTGCGCGCCAAGTCGGAGGAGTTCAAGGACATCATCAAGATCGGACGCACCCACACGATGGATGCGGTGCCATTGACGCTGGGCCAGGAGTTCAGCGGCTATGCCCAGCAGTTGGCCTACGCCCAGGAGCGCATCGATGCCTGTCTGCCGCGCGTTTATGAGCTGGCTCTGGGCGGCACTGCCGTGGGAACGGGTCTGAACACACGCAAGGGATTCGCCGAGAAGTGCGCTGCGAAGATCGCCGAGCTGACCAGCCTGCCCTTCGTCACCGCGCCCAACAAGTTCGAGGCACTGGCTGCCCGCGATGCCATGGTGGAGGTGCATGGTGTCCTCAACACGATCGCCGTCAGCCTGATGAAGATCGCCAACGATATTCGTTTCCTTGGCTCCGGGCCGCGTTGCGGTTTGGGCGAGCTCTCGCTGCCGGAGAACGAGCCCGGTAGCTCCATCATGCCCGGCAAGGTGAATCCCACGCAGTGCGAGTCGCTGACAATGCTCTCCGCCCAGGTGATGGGCAATCAGGTGGCGGTGACCATCGGTGGCTCCAATGGCCACTTCGAGCTGAATGTATTCAAGCCCCTGATCGTGTCCAATGTGCTGCGCTCCATTCGGCTATTGT CTGATGGTAGCAGGACCTTCACTGCCAACTGTGTGAATGGCATCCAGGCGAACCGCGAGAACATTGCCAAGATCATGAACGAGTCGCTCATGCTGGTGACCGCCCTGAATCCGCACATTGGTTACGACAAGGCGGCGAAGATCGCGAAGACGGCGCACAAGAATGGCACCACGCTCAAGGAGGAGGCCATCAATCTGGGCTACCTTACGGAGCAGCAGTTCAACGACTGGGTGCGACCCGAACAGATGCTGGGACCCAAGTGA
- the LOC27207923 gene encoding fumarate hydratase, mitochondrial isoform X2: MASQEFRVESDTFGELKVPADKYYGAQTMRSQINFPIGGATERMPKPVVQAMGILKKAAAEVNKEFGLDSKVSEAISKAADDVISGKLYDDHFPLVIWQTGSGTQSNMNVNEVISNRAIELLGGKLGSKTPVHPNDHVNKSQSSNDTFPTAIHISVALELNNNLKPAIKTLHDALRAKSEEFKDIIKIGRTHTMDAVPLTLGQEFSGYAQQLAYAQERIDACLPRVYELALGGTAVGTGLNTRKGFAEKCAAKIAELTSLPFVTAPNKFEALAARDAMVEVHGVLNTIAVSLMKIANDIRFLGSGPRCGLGELSLPENEPGSSIMPGKVNPTQCESLTMLSAQVMGNQVAVTIGGSNGHFELNVFKPLIVSNVLRSIRLLSDGSRTFTANCVNGIQANRENIAKIMNESLMLVTALNPHIGYDKAAKIAKTAHKNGTTLKEEAINLGYLTEQQFNDWVRPEQMLGPK, from the exons ATG GCCTCCCAGGAGTTTCGCGTGGAGAGCGACACCTTCGGCGAACTGAAGGTGCCCGCGGATAAGTACTATGGCGCCCAGACGATGCGATCCCAGATCAATTTCCCCATCGGCGGAGCCACCGAACGGATGCCC AAACCCGTGGTGCAGGCCATGGGCATCCTGAAGAAGGCAGCCGCCGAGGTAAACAAGGAGTTCGGGCTGGACAGCAAGGTGAGCGAGGCGATCTCGAAGGCGGCCGACGATGTCATCTCCGGCAAGCTGTACGACGACCACTTCCCGCTGGTCATCTGGCAGACGGGCTCGGGCACGCAGAGCAACATGAATGTGAATGAG GTGATCAGCAATCGTGCCATTGAGCTGCTGGGCGGCAAACTGGGCTCCAAGACGCCCGTGCATCCCAACGATCATGTGAACAAGTCGCAGAGCTCCAACGATACCTTCCCCACCGCCATTCACATCTCGGTGGCGCTGGAGCTGAACAACAACCTCAAGCCGGCGATTAAGACGCTGCACGATGCGCTGCGCGCCAAGTCGGAGGAGTTCAAGGACATCATCAAGATCGGACGCACCCACACGATGGATGCGGTGCCATTGACGCTGGGCCAGGAGTTCAGCGGCTATGCCCAGCAGTTGGCCTACGCCCAGGAGCGCATCGATGCCTGTCTGCCGCGCGTTTATGAGCTGGCTCTGGGCGGCACTGCCGTGGGAACGGGTCTGAACACACGCAAGGGATTCGCCGAGAAGTGCGCTGCGAAGATCGCCGAGCTGACCAGCCTGCCCTTCGTCACCGCGCCCAACAAGTTCGAGGCACTGGCTGCCCGCGATGCCATGGTGGAGGTGCATGGTGTCCTCAACACGATCGCCGTCAGCCTGATGAAGATCGCCAACGATATTCGTTTCCTTGGCTCCGGGCCGCGTTGCGGTTTGGGCGAGCTCTCGCTGCCGGAGAACGAGCCCGGTAGCTCCATCATGCCCGGCAAGGTGAATCCCACGCAGTGCGAGTCGCTGACAATGCTCTCCGCCCAGGTGATGGGCAATCAGGTGGCGGTGACCATCGGTGGCTCCAATGGCCACTTCGAGCTGAATGTATTCAAGCCCCTGATCGTGTCCAATGTGCTGCGCTCCATTCGGCTATTGT CTGATGGTAGCAGGACCTTCACTGCCAACTGTGTGAATGGCATCCAGGCGAACCGCGAGAACATTGCCAAGATCATGAACGAGTCGCTCATGCTGGTGACCGCCCTGAATCCGCACATTGGTTACGACAAGGCGGCGAAGATCGCGAAGACGGCGCACAAGAATGGCACCACGCTCAAGGAGGAGGCCATCAATCTGGGCTACCTTACGGAGCAGCAGTTCAACGACTGGGTGCGACCCGAACAGATGCTGGGACCCAAGTGA
- the LOC27208978 gene encoding probable fumarate hydratase, mitochondrial: protein MLKQINGLHLARRNLWVVCSGLRAKDCDKGGKGGKGKFRTEKDTFGELKVPADKLYGAQTMRSKLNFPIGDIGERMPMPVIQAMGILKKACAEVNKDYGLDGKVSDAVSCACDDVISGKLYKQGHFPLVIWQTGSGTQTNMNTNEVISNAAIKMMGGELGSKKPVHPNDHVNKSQSSNDTFPTAIHISVGMELNERLVPAVTHLRDALKSKSDEFKDIIKIGRTHLMDAVPLTLGQEFSGYTQQLTNGLERIKGCLPRVYELALGGTAVGTGLNTRKGFAEKVAKRISELTCLPFVSAPNKFEALAARDAMVEVHGVLNTIAVSLMKIANDIRLLGSGPRCGLGELMLPENEPGSSIMPGKVNPTQCESMTMLCAQVMGNQVAVTIGGSNGHFELNVFKPLVVSNVLRSIRLLADGSMTFSKNCVEGLQANKERIDKIMNESLMLVTALNPHIGYDKAALIAKTAHKNKTTLKEEALKTGITEEQFKEWVNPKEMLGPK from the exons atgctgAAGCAAATCAATGGTCTGCACTTGGCTAGGCGCAATCTCTGGGTGGTTTGCAGTGGCCTCCGTGCCAAGGAT TGTGACAAGGGCGGTAAGGGCGGCAAGGGCAAGTTCCGCACGGAGAAGGACACCTTCGGGGAGCTAAAGGTGCCGGCGGACAAGCTGTACGGCGCTCAGACGATGCGCTCCAAGCTGAATTTTCCCATTGGCGACATAGGCGAACGTATGCCG ATGCCGGTGATCCAGGCCATGGGCATACTGAAGAAGGCCTGTGCCGAGGTCAACAAGGATTACGGACTAGATGGCAAGGTGTCGGATGCAGTGTCCTGCGCCTGCGACGATGTCATTTCCGGCAAGCTATACAAGCAGGGTCACTTCCCATTGGTCATCTGGCAAACCGGTTCGGGCACCCAGACGAATATGAACACCAACGAG GTGATCAGCAATGCGGCCATTAAGATGATGGGCGGCGAACTGGGCAGCAAGAAGCCGGTGCATCCCAACGATCATGTGAACAAGTCGCAGAGCTCCAACGACACCTTCCCCACCGCCATCCACATATCGGTGGGCATGGAGCTGAACGAGCGGCTTGTTCCGGCGGTTACACACTTGAGGGATGCCCTCAAGTCCAAGTCGGATGAGTTCAAGGACATCATCAAGATCGGACGCACCCACTTGATGGACGCAGTACCGCTGACCTTGGGCCAGGAGTTCAGCGGCTACACACAGCAGTTGACCAACGGTCTGGAGAGGATTAAGGGCTGTCTGCCGCGCGTTTATGAGCTGGCTCTGGGCGGCACTGCCGTGGGTACGGGTCTGAACACACGCAAGGGATTCGCTGAGAAGGTGGCCAAGCGCATTTCGGAGCTCACCTGCTTGCCCTTCGTGTCGGCGCCCAACAAGTTCGAGGCACTGGCTGCCCGCGATGCCATGGTGGAGGTGCATGGTGTGCTCAACACGATCGCCGTCAGCCTGATGAAGATCGCCAACGATATCCGACTGCTGGGATCGGGTCCGCGTTGCGGCTTGGGCGAACTAATGCTGCCGGAGAACGAGCCCGGTAGCTCCATCATGCCCGGCAAGGTGAATCCCACGCAGTGCGAATCGATGACCATGCTGTGTGCCCAGGTGATGGGTAACCAGGTGGCGGTGACCATCGGCGGCTCCAATGGGCACTTCGAGCTGAATGTATTCAAGCCCCTGGTCGTGTCCAATGTGCTGCGCTCCATTCGCTTGTTGG CTGATGGCAGCATGACCTTCAGCAAGAACTGCGTGGAGGGGCTGCAGGCCAACAAGGAGAGGATTGACAAGATCATGAACGAGTCCTTGATGCTGGTGACCGCCCTGAATCCGCACATTGGCTATGACAAGGCCGCCCTGATCGCCAAGACGGCGCACAAGAATAAGACGACCCTGAAGGAAGAGGCACTGAAGACCGGGATTACCGAGGAGCAGTTCAAGGAGTGGGTCAATCCTAAGGAGATGCTGGGACCGAAGTGA